From the Moorena sp. SIOASIH genome, the window AGCTAAATACTTAAAAATTACGGTATTTTGAGTCAGGAGCGAACACCAAACCATGAAAGCGATTGTAACAGAAGACAATAGAGAGCAAACATCAGAATTACTACCAATAATATTATTGGTAATTGCCTTACTTGCTTTATCTATAACAGCCATCTTAATCAGGTTTTCTCTTCAAGAAATAAGTGCTAATGCCACAGTATTCAATCGTCTTTGGATAGCTACTCTAGTCTTTGGTTTGTGGAATGGAATAAACCAAGTACGCACTCAAACATCGAATCAGAAATATGACGAACAGTCAGGTTATAAAATTAGCGATATCCTACTTTTGGTAGGCGTAGCGATATCTCATCTGGGTGGTCGATTTCTATGGACTTGGTCTTTAACTAAGACTAGCGTTGCTAATGGTAACGTACTAGGAGCTTTAACACCATTTTTCGCTACTCTAGGAGGATGGTTATTATTTAAGCAGCGTTTTGACCGTAGATTCCTCATTGGTTTGGCACTTGCCTTGTTAGGGGCAACTACTCTACAAATAGAGGATTTTCTAAAATCGTCCAATAATTTTATCGGTGATACTGCGGCCTTAGCATCTTCTGTATTTTATGCAGTAAACTTTTTACTATTAGAACAACTGCGAACCAAGTTTTCTGTAGAAGGAATACTGATTTGGCGCTGTGCTTTGGGAACACTTTTTATGATCCCAGTGGTTCTGATATTCAGCGATCAAATTTTTCCGATTTCTTGGTCAGGATGGTTAGCAGTGATTTCCCTAGCTGTTATCTGCGAAGCTGTGGGACATGGTTTAGTAGTATACAGCCTCAAGCACTTTTCTTCAGGCTTTGTTTCCTTAGTCCTGCTTCTCGATCCAGTAGTTGCTGCTATTCTGGCCTGGATTCTATTTTCAGAAAGCTTAAGTATTCTTAACTTACTAGGTTTTGCTGTGATTATGGAGGGGATTTATCTAGCAAAAACTGGCAAAGGTGCTGATAAGCCAACTATTAAGGAAGAAAACACCTAATACCATTTACCGTTATGGATTATACTACTATTGAGTCGGTAATTGGGTTAGTCCGTAATTGGTAGTTGTAATAGCAGTTCTCACCAGATTGAGAACTGCTATTACAAGTTTTACTCGATGACTGCGCTACTTCGATCAATCCCTTTGTTTGATGTAACCTTCGACTATAAGTAATTGTTCTAAACCATCAATAAGATGATTAATATGAGCAATTAGACTTGGAGGTGAAGACAAGGAATTTGTAATGTTATAAATTTTTTATTCTATCCCATCTGGAACTTTGGAACATAGATTTATTACTTGTTCTAGGATTCGTTTTTATCCTGGATGAGGTACAGCATTGATAGCAAAGATAATATCAAAATAACTTTCTAACAAGGCAGTGGTTCGATGCATGACACTGATAGCATCTTGGCGATATATTGCTAATTGTAATTGATGAGTATAAGCAGAAATAGTTTGCCTCAAGATTGGATAATTTTTAGCAATAATGGCTTGTTTGAGGGGTTCAGGATAGGGCTGGTTTACCTTTTGTTGTAGCTGTTTAAACCAACCATCAGCATCATACAAACACACAGAGGTTAGGATATTCCACCAAAAGCAGGTAGAATATCCAATGGAAGCTTGATGGTTGACGAGGATACGTGAAAGCTGTTCTTCAATCCATTGGGGGGTACGATACATCACATCCACACCAAATCCAGATTTGAGATCAATCCACTCATCACCTGTTTCCCAAAATTGGTTGTTAATTTCTATGCGCTCTGCAAATTGTTTTGCGATCGCAGCTCGAATTTCTACAGGGATATCTTTCTTGACATAGACATAAAAATCGTAGTCTGATCTGTCGTCGGAAACCTGTTGGCTTCGAGAACCTGCTAATGCTACAGCGACAACTTGATCCAAAGCACCAAACTGAGCCGCTAGAGTTTTGGCTAAGGGCGGAATAGTTTTAATTAAGGGAATATATTTAGAAACTATAGACACAATCCTCTATAACATTTTTATTTGAGATGTAAACATACTCCCTTAGGCAAAAGGCAAGAGGCAAGAGGCAAGAGTTAATCAACTATAGAGGGATTTAATGAAATGGCTCTCCCAGAGTAGTTGTGATAAAGGGGCGCTGCATCACTACTCCCTACTCCCTACTCCCTGCTCCGAAGTCCCTGCTCCACCGAATTGAGAAATGCTATCTCATTTACTATAACCAGTCTGGGAGAGCCAATAAAATTAGTATTAGGAAATTAGGATTAGTTATGTTTCAGAGAGACTTCTGCGAGCATACCAAGCAGCACCCTGCAAAGCGGCCTGGTCATTAAGAATCACATAGATAGGAATAGACTTCAGCAAATCCACCATCTTATCTTTATTAATAAAATTTTCCATAAACAGAGGTTCACGCAGCTTATCGAGAATGCGAGGGGGAATCCCTCCACCGATATAAACACCCCCAGTTGCGAAAAACTTAAGGGCAGCATTTGCGGCTTCAGATGCCAAG encodes:
- a CDS encoding DMT family transporter, producing MKAIVTEDNREQTSELLPIILLVIALLALSITAILIRFSLQEISANATVFNRLWIATLVFGLWNGINQVRTQTSNQKYDEQSGYKISDILLLVGVAISHLGGRFLWTWSLTKTSVANGNVLGALTPFFATLGGWLLFKQRFDRRFLIGLALALLGATTLQIEDFLKSSNNFIGDTAALASSVFYAVNFLLLEQLRTKFSVEGILIWRCALGTLFMIPVVLIFSDQIFPISWSGWLAVISLAVICEAVGHGLVVYSLKHFSSGFVSLVLLLDPVVAAILAWILFSESLSILNLLGFAVIMEGIYLAKTGKGADKPTIKEENT
- a CDS encoding DUF4037 domain-containing protein; translation: MSIVSKYIPLIKTIPPLAKTLAAQFGALDQVVAVALAGSRSQQVSDDRSDYDFYVYVKKDIPVEIRAAIAKQFAERIEINNQFWETGDEWIDLKSGFGVDVMYRTPQWIEEQLSRILVNHQASIGYSTCFWWNILTSVCLYDADGWFKQLQQKVNQPYPEPLKQAIIAKNYPILRQTISAYTHQLQLAIYRQDAISVMHRTTALLESYFDIIFAINAVPHPG